In the genome of Rhodoferax fermentans, one region contains:
- the folD gene encoding bifunctional methylenetetrahydrofolate dehydrogenase/methenyltetrahydrofolate cyclohydrolase FolD, translated as MNTPTPSAQLIDGVALSKQLRLDVTERARALKARGITPGLAVILVGDNPASQVYVRNKVKGCEDCGFHSVLEKYEASLSEVELLAHIARLNADPSIHGILVQLPVPKHIDASKVIEAISPLKDVDGFHIASAGALMTGMPGFWPCTPYGCMKMLESIGYDLRGKHAVVIGRSNIVGKPMAMMLLQKNATVTICHSATADLKAMTLQADVIVAAVGKRNVLTADMVKPGAVVLDVGMNRNDEGKLCGDVDFDGVRQVAGFITPVPGGVGPMTITMLLVNTLEAAERSTI; from the coding sequence ATGAACACACCCACCCCCAGCGCCCAACTCATTGACGGCGTGGCACTGTCCAAACAATTGCGCCTGGATGTGACCGAGCGCGCCCGCGCCCTCAAGGCCCGTGGCATCACCCCCGGCCTGGCGGTGATCCTGGTCGGTGACAACCCGGCCAGCCAGGTCTATGTGCGCAACAAGGTCAAGGGTTGTGAAGACTGCGGTTTTCACTCGGTGCTCGAAAAATACGAGGCCAGCCTCAGTGAAGTCGAGTTGCTGGCCCACATTGCCCGGCTCAATGCCGACCCGAGCATCCACGGCATCCTGGTGCAGCTGCCGGTGCCCAAACACATCGACGCCAGCAAGGTGATCGAGGCGATTTCGCCCCTCAAGGATGTCGATGGTTTCCACATCGCCAGCGCCGGTGCGTTGATGACCGGTATGCCGGGTTTCTGGCCCTGCACCCCTTATGGCTGCATGAAGATGCTGGAGTCCATTGGTTACGACCTGCGTGGCAAACACGCGGTGGTGATTGGCCGCTCCAACATCGTGGGCAAACCCATGGCCATGATGCTGCTGCAGAAAAACGCCACCGTCACCATCTGCCACAGTGCCACGGCTGATCTCAAGGCCATGACGCTGCAGGCCGATGTGATCGTGGCGGCGGTGGGCAAACGCAATGTATTGACCGCCGACATGGTCAAACCCGGTGCGGTGGTGCTCGATGTGGGCATGAACCGCAACGATGAGGGCAAGCTTTGCGGTGATGTTGATTTTGATGGCGTGCGCCAGGTCGCAGGCTTCATTACCCCGGTACCGGGTGGTGTTGGCCCGATGACCATTACCATGTTGCTGGTCAACACCCTTGAAGCCGCCGAACGCAGCACCATCTGA